The following proteins are encoded in a genomic region of Xenopus laevis strain J_2021 chromosome 3L, Xenopus_laevis_v10.1, whole genome shotgun sequence:
- the LOC121401446 gene encoding protein spinster homolog 1-like, translating into MRKPGRGGFMLKAEIYQKRTKVYSDIFDLILNRCLVFAVLGYAASMFIANSMYTYAPNVLRNARMMSNNHQPCLTVDCTFDDRLIYGLCKCLATAIGIILGVKINAHYKKRNPHGEPVVCIVALLVSVPLMCFGLFFVGISSVVSQILFFLNGICLAMNKVLINEIIMMVVFPNRRAWSFTEKSIIGLLGKEGGEKEHLWIFKFMKINYSESDLIQNHAMEFILYICPFMALVGAGCFCVTAKYFEYYKQNVEDFMNTPFTDVEQPLDTVESSDTK; encoded by the exons ATGAGAAAGCCAGGTCGAGGTGGTTTTATGTTGAAGGCTGAAATATATCAGAAGAGAACTAAAGTTTACTCTGATATTTTTGATCTGATTTTAAA CCGCTGTTTGGTCTTTGCTGTTTTGGGTTATGCAGCTAGTATGTTCATTGCTAATAGCATGTATACATATGCTCCGAATGTACTGAGAAATGCTCGCATGATGTCAAATAATCACCAGCCTTGTCTGACAGTTGACTGCACCTTCGATGACAG ATTGATCTACGGATTGTGCAAATGTCTTGCTACTGCAATCGGCATTATTCTCGGCGTGAAGATCAATGCACATTATAAAAAGCGGAATCCACATGGAGAGCCAGTTGTGTGTATCGTAGCACTTCTGGTCTCTGTCCCACTTATGTGCTTTGGATTATTTTTTGTAGGAATTAGTTCTGTCGTATCCCAA ATTCTCTTCTTCCTAAATGGGATTTGTTTGGCTATGAACAAGGTCCTTATCAACGAAATCATCATG ATGGTAGTGTTTCCAAACCGCCGCGCTTGGTCATTTACTGAAAAGTCAATAATAGGATTGCTTGGAAAAGAAGGAGGCGAGAAAGAACATTTATGG atttttaaatttatGAAGATAAACTACTCAGAATCTGACCTGATACAGAATCACGCAATGGAATTTATCCTCTACATTTGTCCATTTATGGCTTTGGTCGGAGCAGGATGTTTCTGTGTAACggcaaaatactttgaatattataAGCAAAATGTAGAAGACTTTATGAATACACCATTCACAGATGTAGAACAACCCTTGGATACGGTGGAATCatctgatacaaagtaa